Genomic segment of Apostichopus japonicus isolate 1M-3 chromosome 8, ASM3797524v1, whole genome shotgun sequence:
ACGATCACTATAGTTTTAACTAGATCATTTGCAAGCATGGCTATTGGTATTAACCAGAAGGTTTATATGGTAACTGTTTTCAAGCAGACCATTACATGGTTCTTGGTATTAAACAGAACGTTTGCATGGTTACTGGTTTTAAACCAGATCATGACATGGTTTTTAGGTATTCATCGTATCATATACATGTTTACTGGTTGTAACCAAACCTTTTAGTTAGTTACTGGCTTTAACCAGATCATGTTTAATAACCGTACCCAACCCGGAGTGACATCATTTCGTAAGTTgtgacaaatattttcttgGTTTTAATTGCACTTGTACAAGGTTCAATCCGGTCAGCCAACTTTATCCGCTTGGCCAAGGAACAGGTTTCCATCCTAAATATTGAGCATTTGTGTCCAATATACTCTCCTGTACGTGTTCAAGCAAGGAATATATCGTCATATTTGTAACGTCTTCTTGTTTTCGATGATTTAAATTCTCTGTCGTTTCTCGTCTCATCATATTCTTTGTGGAGATTCTGAGATCATCTAAGGTGGTAAAATATGGAAAGGAAGCATTACGTAATAGCTAtcacatgtatgtgtgtgaagTTTTAACCAGTTTGGCCAGTGAGTTGTTAGGTTTGACCAGGGCACTCATATTAACCCGCCGAGGCCCACTGCCCCGGCTTATCACGACCAGACCCCAACGTCGTTGCGTGGAAATCTCAGATCACAAAGCAGCCTTAGAAAAAaccttattccatttgggagatacaCTAGGCAgaagacttgttcaagtctaaATGTGACGTAATGAAGCCACACATGACTCGAATTTTTGTGTTTGCTTCAtttgttacaatgtttattttctgtaatggagattgcaataattttttgtttggttttgaagTAGAACTTGGAAATGAGTTTCAGGAATGCGGGGTGGTGTGGGAGGAagagtgggggagggtggggggtcaCCGTATTCACCACTGAAACAGTCATATTATAACTATGTATTCCCCCATCAACAAGACCCTCACCTTCCATTGATGCTGATTCCTTCAGTCGTATCCTGACCGATGTCATCAGGTCATCTTTTGGGACTACCATATCCACAAGTCCGATCTTCTGTGCATCTTCTGGAGAGAAGATAGTTCCTGTGTGACGTGAAGATGAATAAAAGTGATCAGATACACTATCAAGAGAATTGACAAGTTTTCTGAAGTTTCTAAAGTGCTATATACTTGTTCATTGTCACctcataaacataaacatacaaaatatatctatgtttatatatatatatatatgtatatgtatatatatatatatatatatatatatatatatatatatcgcatgCTCTCACCCACGATGGGTGCATGTTTTAAGTATCCTCTGACAACAGTTTTACTAAACGAGTTTTCGCTTGAGCTACGTTCTATGCACTATCGGGTATCATCTGTTCGATTTTGGTTTAAGACCCTAAATTTACCTTTTTGAAATGAACGTTCCGTTTCTTTGAATCCGATTAAATTAACCATACCGAACTTGACCCAGTTTGGTACCAACCAGCCCTggaatgaaaagagaaaaaagtgaGTTACGCAACCTTAAAAACGGTATCTCAGGTTTGCCTATTCATGTTATATCTTCTAACTTTTGTATACTTTACGCCTATGTTTATCAGTATTGGCTCCATTCATGATTGCAGCAGAATTTCAAATACTGATCAAAGACATTTCATTTTCACCTTTAAACCAGTCTGTTAACAGTGAGATAATTAATGATCTATACTTCAGCATTCGGAGTATTAGCTAGCGGAGTGTTAACATAGTGgctaacgccggtgcctttcaatcataaggtcccgagttcgagtcactccaagataaatgtatgtcgtctagtaACAGAGTTGTTtgcaattgacaattcataatcatggacgttaaatatgaatctaagagactgacttcttcgcgagttcctgtttacaggaggatctaaaatacatacatacacatacattcCTAATGTCTTAGGGTGAAAATCGTCCGGGAGAAAGTATTAGAACTAAAAAATATCTTTGAACATTGTGAAATAAGACACTGTTAACCCACAACATACGCGCTAATAGTAATATTGggactttttgtttttttacgtGCATTTTAACTTACAGTTCTCGTTTCATCGTGCCCAATCACGTGATCTCCTTCCGCCATGACGCGAGAGTCACATGCCGTGGCCAGTGCACAGCCCGATGCTGTGGCGGATCCCTAGAAGAAGTAAAAGTGATCATTTACAGACATTTCATCATTATTGAGGGATATAAAAtccaatgaaaatatataaaacaaagtttcatataaTGGTCATATGACACGGTTACGTAATCAAGTTTCCACACAGTGATAAGAAGAAGCATCGATTTCTATTGGTTTTATTATAAATAGAAATTAGGTAACCAAATTCACATCCGATATTTTTCTATTTCAGAATATGATACCGTTTTTAAATTCCCATGAATCAAACTTTGCAAGACCGAGTATGTCGGATAGGGTGGCTGGGGGAAAAcggagcgggggggggtgggtagagGGAGACGGGCGTTGAAAATGAGGGCTCACCCCTGTCAGGAATGTTTTTTGATCCAAATGTATTTGTCATGTCTGTATTGCAACAGGCAAATGTAAAGAGTTCGTTTGAACTCGCATAATTGCTTTGTGATAAAATGAATAAGTCTTATGTTTTATTTGCTGAACATGGTATTCCAGCCTGCACGTAAAGATCCTTTATTTGAGCAATTTCTCAAATAAATTGTTAATATATGACAAAATTTGGATTACTTACATTAATAGCAGCGACAGTGATGAGTGAAGATGCGTAAAGCCGCACCCATGTTTCTTGGTATAGAGACCAAAACTTGTAGATTTCATTACTAGGTTTTTGGCGAAGTGATAACATATCCAGTCCAGAACTGAAGATTCCGGTTACCCCCTGAATAAGGATAACGAGtgaaatggaaaatgaaatataacaaaatattaagtCTTGACTGCTTGCAACTTGGCCGAAAATTCAGTGAACAATATGATTTCGAAACTTTTTCTATTGCAGGAAGCGAAGAAGTGGCACTGCTGTGAAAATGTTTGAGTATATGTAACAGTATTCTTTTACTAATATATGAGGAAATATATATTCGTTTTCTTTTCCATATATAATAAGTGATATCACACGATATACACATATCAATGTTATTTAATCCAAGTTTTACTAGACTtcaaaaattttgataaaatacatgcatgtatatagGCCTTTTTGTTAAAGATCTGTGGCGTTAATGTCAACATTTCGATATAAATTTGTCTACGGTATTAATCAGaacaaatagaaaacaattaaaaaacatGTCACGTTTAGGTTTACCGATAAGTTCACTACATCAGATTAACCTATAGCACGAGATTCATAAAGTAGAGAATTATTTGGACGTGTTCTTTTCTGATTAGCATATCAAACCATTCCATTTCTTATCATCCCTAAACAGCTCATGTACTTAAAGCTTCATTTACAAATACTGTGTGTTCATTGTGTAATCTCAACTAACACTGACAAAGCATGCACCTTATTTAGAATAAGACTTTTctttaagaaatgtttattcattttttgtGACGAGAGTAAAGGTACATTTTTATGCGTTGCGACCCACAGTCTCGGGTGCAAGTTTTCTCTGTGACATCCGCAAGATTCGGCTATAATTTACTGGAAATTAAGAGAACACTTATATACCCATCTGGTAGTGTACATCATGACTATAACCAATGTACTAGAAAGTTCGCACGAACTGTATTTTAATGCGTGGTTGGACCGGGGAAACACAGAATTGATTAAATTTCCAAACTGAACCAAAATGATTGTCAACTTACCGATGTCAAGACAATCGCTCTATATGCTTTTGAGTCTTCTAATTGTTGCAATGTTTCTGAGAGAACTGTCAGTAGATTCGTGCAAAGTGAATTATCAGGCTCCTTTACCATTTTCAAGATTACAACGTCTGAGAGAAATTATTAGAAAGAAAAGGATATGCCAATCAAGTGAGGTTTCATTTCACAAAGTCTCGATTATATTTAATTGATCAATCAATTGATAGCCACTTTATCGAAGCCGAATGTTTCTCACTATACTCTCAATATACTGAGAGGATGACTCGAGGAATTAATTTTAGTATTGATATGCTACAAAGTCCAAGAAACACACAGGAAGAAATGAGAGCAATAGCAATATCTCTATAACTATATCAGTTTTCAAGACATCCATGTTTAAACATGCTGGAAGTTCAGAATATTCAATTTTAGGCTAAATAGTCAAtgttgttaaca
This window contains:
- the LOC139971593 gene encoding enoyl-CoA delta isomerase 1, mitochondrial-like isoform X2; its protein translation is MAFCRQTVRLFLPGNRYTCIKRYISNQSKYLTVKKDEEFDDVVILKMVKEPDNSICTNLLEVLSETLQQLEDSKSYRAIVLTSGVTGIFSSGLDMLSLRQKPSNEIYKFWSLYQETWVRLYASSLITVAAINGSATASGCALATACDSRVMAEGDHVIGHDETRTGWLVPNWVKFGMVNLIGFKETERSFQKGTIFSPEDAQKIGLVDMVVPKDDLMTSVRIRLKESASMEDDLRISTKNMMRRETTENLNHRKQEDVTNMTIYSLLEHVQESILDTNAQYLGWKPVPWPSG
- the LOC139971593 gene encoding enoyl-CoA delta isomerase 1, mitochondrial-like isoform X3; protein product: MAFCRQTVRLLLPGNRYTCMKRYISSQSKYLTVKKDEEFDDVVILKMVKEPDNSLCTNLLTVLSETLQQLEDSKAYRAIVLTSGVTGIFSSGLDMLSLRQKPSNEIYKFWSLYQETWVRLYASSLITVAAINGSATASGCALATACDSRVMAEGDHVIGHDETRTGWLVPNWVKFGMVNLIGFKETERSFQKGTIFSPEDAQKIGLVDMVVPKDDLMTSVRIRLKESASMEDDLRISTKNMMRRETTENLNHRKQEDVTNMTIYSLLEHVQESILDTNAQYLGWKPVPWPSG